In Marinomonas posidonica IVIA-Po-181, a single window of DNA contains:
- the glgX gene encoding glycogen debranching protein GlgX, with the protein MSEYQVTQGQTFPLGPSIHPDGINFAVVSEDANQLYLCLFDSHDQELQSIPFIAKHRGIWHMLVLGLEEGQRYGIRAEGPFEPEKQLMFNPTKLLIDPYAKALTDRLVWHPDQAAITEQGVIQSQDSAHCVPKCLAIEPKVQTTRPARVQVVNHERSLYELHVKGFTQQLDIDEQHKGKYLGVISPPAIAHLQSLNITTIQLMPCFAFMTEKHLQQLGLSNYWGYNPINFFIPEPSYAQNDAVAEFQAMIDGLREAGFEVILDVVYNHTSESELDQSCVSFRGLDNAQYYRHQAGQYLNYTGCGNCFDTFNPASIRLICDSMRYWVDVMGVDGFRFDLGVDLGRTDHDFTANAPLLQAILQDPILSQTCLVMEPWDIGPNGYQVGQFPKGFLECNDKYRDSVKRFWHGDSGMIAEFATRLLGSRDCFHKGHKSALNSVNYITYHDGFTLEDLVSYKERHNLANMEDNRDGHGDNISQNFGVEGETQDPEILALRLNQKICFLATLILSQGTPHLLGGDELSHSQQGNNNAYCQDNEITWLNWSKSSQSQALKDTISKLMSLRKAYPILAEVHLEDDALFQHLPADQVTWLNEDSETMSHEDWHTPDRHFIALMLTTANLGSRLWLVFYNQPTLIKVPFPSLSDHDAEVEVLFQSPNVQVEDKHLACSGACVALVKL; encoded by the coding sequence GTGAGCGAATATCAAGTGACCCAAGGTCAAACATTTCCGTTGGGCCCTTCAATTCATCCAGACGGCATCAATTTCGCCGTGGTGTCAGAAGATGCAAATCAATTGTATCTCTGCCTGTTTGATTCTCATGATCAAGAGTTGCAATCCATCCCATTTATTGCCAAGCACAGAGGCATTTGGCATATGCTAGTGTTGGGATTAGAAGAAGGACAAAGATATGGCATTCGAGCCGAAGGGCCATTTGAGCCTGAAAAACAACTCATGTTTAACCCAACCAAACTGCTCATTGATCCTTATGCAAAAGCACTCACAGACCGGCTAGTTTGGCATCCAGATCAAGCCGCCATCACCGAACAGGGTGTTATCCAGTCACAAGATTCCGCTCACTGTGTGCCCAAATGCCTCGCCATAGAACCCAAGGTTCAAACAACACGTCCTGCCAGAGTGCAAGTCGTGAACCATGAGCGCAGCCTTTATGAACTCCATGTAAAAGGCTTTACTCAACAGCTGGACATTGATGAACAGCACAAGGGAAAATATTTAGGCGTCATTTCCCCCCCTGCTATTGCCCATTTACAGTCTCTTAATATCACCACCATTCAGTTGATGCCTTGCTTTGCCTTTATGACGGAAAAGCATTTGCAACAACTAGGGTTAAGCAATTATTGGGGATATAACCCTATTAATTTTTTTATCCCTGAACCTTCCTACGCCCAAAACGATGCGGTAGCAGAATTTCAAGCCATGATCGACGGACTCAGAGAAGCCGGATTCGAGGTCATTTTAGACGTGGTGTATAACCACACATCTGAAAGCGAGTTGGATCAATCTTGCGTGAGTTTTCGAGGGTTAGACAATGCACAATATTACCGCCATCAAGCGGGACAATACTTAAACTACACAGGTTGCGGAAATTGCTTTGATACCTTTAACCCTGCCAGTATTCGATTAATTTGCGACAGTATGCGTTATTGGGTTGATGTCATGGGAGTGGACGGTTTTCGCTTCGATTTAGGCGTGGATTTAGGCCGCACTGACCATGATTTCACCGCGAATGCACCTTTGCTACAAGCCATACTACAAGACCCCATATTAAGCCAAACTTGTCTGGTGATGGAGCCTTGGGACATCGGACCAAATGGTTATCAGGTCGGACAATTCCCCAAAGGTTTTCTGGAATGCAACGACAAATATCGCGACTCGGTGAAACGTTTTTGGCATGGCGATTCAGGCATGATAGCCGAATTCGCCACACGGCTTCTAGGGTCAAGAGACTGCTTCCATAAAGGCCACAAGAGTGCCTTAAATTCCGTTAACTACATTACCTATCATGATGGTTTTACCTTAGAAGATTTAGTGTCTTACAAGGAGCGCCATAATCTTGCCAATATGGAAGACAATCGGGATGGCCATGGTGATAATATCAGTCAAAATTTCGGCGTCGAAGGCGAAACCCAAGATCCAGAAATACTTGCCCTGCGTCTCAATCAAAAAATTTGCTTTCTTGCGACCTTAATATTAAGTCAAGGAACCCCTCACCTATTAGGAGGCGATGAGCTGTCTCACAGTCAACAAGGCAATAACAATGCTTATTGTCAGGATAATGAGATTACTTGGCTCAATTGGTCTAAAAGTTCGCAAAGCCAAGCATTAAAAGACACCATCAGCAAACTCATGTCTTTGCGCAAAGCCTACCCTATCTTGGCAGAAGTACACCTTGAAGATGATGCTCTGTTCCAACATTTACCGGCCGATCAAGTCACTTGGCTAAATGAAGACAGTGAAACCATGAGTCATGAAGATTGGCACACACCGGATCGACATTTTATCGCCTTAATGCTCACCACCGCGAATCTGGGCAGTCGTTTATGGTTGGTCTTTTACAACCAACCAACTCTGATTAAAGTGCCTTTTCCCTCCCTGTCTGATCATGACGCTGAGGTCGAGGTTTTATTTCAATCGCCTAATGTCCAAGTAGAAGACAAGCATTTAGCCTGCTCAGGCGCCTGCGTGGCCTTAGTAAAACTTTAA
- a CDS encoding methyl-accepting chemotaxis protein — protein sequence MLYFQMSCVLGLFTLFSLGYFSGDISLPYSLIGVLLAGLAWWRIYMENRLNMPDKAGGASAIYSASSYSEIGQNVTQATSRMAIGAAEVSHFVDSLSQDIHHTHHDSEQITQAVETLSHTGFSLSNNLGQLAKTMSDTAQSSKTAQTALSQSTDQINGLIEKVQSANEQLSKLTKSADDIDRITEVIKGVSEQTNLLALNAAIEAARAGEQGRGFAVVADEVRALAGKSADASEQISALLNEVRHNSAGTNQEMNALKSLSDSLSATLLAETDRFMTLTAEVQSASLVLSEVESSGEELGTVSSQISGSINRIGQSLQDISQRSDRLSEEAASLSNGAEIVFRELDKVDSDLFFSKLLQSAQHAAQQIGLVLEAAIDQNQLTMKQIFSHDYQPIQGTNPIKYSTAYDAYSDQAFPVIQEGILEQHDEVMFAGAVDVNGYFPTHNKKFSQPLTGDYDRDLVSNRTKRIFDDPTGRRCGAHTESFLLQTYKRDTGEILHDLSVPIYVQGQHWGGFRMGFKSSRA from the coding sequence ATGCTGTATTTTCAAATGAGCTGCGTATTGGGGCTCTTTACCCTGTTTTCTTTGGGGTATTTCTCTGGTGACATTTCTCTTCCCTATAGTCTTATCGGTGTCTTGTTAGCGGGTTTAGCTTGGTGGCGAATTTATATGGAAAACCGGCTTAATATGCCGGATAAAGCTGGGGGTGCGTCAGCCATTTATTCAGCATCGTCTTATTCTGAAATCGGTCAAAATGTTACTCAAGCCACTTCTCGTATGGCCATTGGTGCCGCGGAGGTGTCTCATTTTGTGGATTCATTGAGTCAGGATATTCATCATACGCACCACGACAGCGAACAAATTACTCAAGCGGTAGAAACGCTTTCACATACAGGTTTTAGCTTATCCAATAACCTAGGTCAGCTTGCTAAAACCATGTCGGATACAGCGCAATCAAGCAAGACAGCACAAACCGCTTTATCACAAAGCACAGATCAGATTAATGGACTAATAGAAAAAGTGCAGAGTGCTAATGAGCAACTGTCCAAATTGACCAAAAGTGCTGATGACATTGACCGTATTACCGAAGTCATTAAAGGGGTTTCAGAGCAAACGAACTTGCTGGCGTTGAATGCCGCGATTGAAGCGGCAAGGGCAGGAGAGCAGGGGCGTGGATTTGCTGTGGTAGCGGATGAAGTGCGAGCCTTGGCAGGAAAAAGCGCCGATGCTTCGGAACAAATATCCGCTTTATTGAATGAAGTCCGACATAACAGTGCGGGCACTAACCAAGAAATGAATGCTTTGAAAAGCCTTTCTGACTCTTTGTCAGCAACCTTGTTGGCAGAAACTGACCGCTTCATGACGTTAACGGCTGAAGTACAGAGCGCGTCACTCGTGTTATCTGAGGTGGAAAGCAGTGGTGAAGAGCTGGGTACCGTCAGTTCGCAAATAAGCGGCTCAATCAATCGGATTGGTCAATCCTTACAAGACATTTCTCAGAGAAGTGATCGTTTGTCTGAAGAAGCGGCTAGTCTCAGCAATGGCGCTGAAATCGTGTTCCGCGAACTGGATAAAGTGGATTCAGACTTGTTTTTTTCTAAACTGTTGCAAAGTGCGCAACACGCTGCTCAACAAATCGGTCTCGTTCTGGAGGCCGCCATTGATCAAAATCAGCTTACGATGAAGCAGATTTTCTCTCATGACTATCAGCCCATTCAAGGCACCAATCCAATAAAATACAGCACGGCCTATGATGCTTACAGTGATCAGGCTTTTCCAGTGATTCAAGAAGGGATTTTAGAACAACATGATGAAGTCATGTTTGCAGGCGCTGTGGATGTAAATGGTTACTTTCCAACCCATAATAAGAAATTCAGCCAGCCGTTAACAGGGGATTATGACAGGGACTTAGTCAGTAACCGTACGAAACGCATTTTTGACGACCCGACAGGTCGTCGCTGTGGCGCCCATACAGAGAGTTTTTTATTGCAAACCTATAAGCGTGACACGGGAGAAATTCTTCATGATTTATCCGTGCCCATCTATGTGCAAGGTCAGCATTGGGGTGGTTTTCGGATGGGCTTTAAATCCTCTAGAGCATAG
- a CDS encoding response regulator: MSDVTMLGADSNNGIHQEIMDLSKKRVLIIEDIGEMRIMLKSLMSSLGYSKIDVEYSGQMAIKRILEKHYDVILSDFNLGGSVDGQQILETSRKNYAQDHSTIFIMITADTAYESVVSVLEYQPDSYLVKPFPPAAFFRRLEKVQKQKKIFEGINTARKLNEHEKMEAQAKAIMADYPHFANQCLKIIGESLYARGRYKDAKSHYMLIIQNHKNLAWAHFGIAQCEMKLGAVGAAIDKLEQTVELSRHFLSAYDLLAEAHEEQGNLEKAQSTIKRALEVSPRSNERCLRLAELSVKITDWETAEHAYSRIIRLTRDTINEKVEYYYEYLKCLTSMMNVVGDSAKLADKFKRSLIRLRSFGKANPTAISNSFRIEIQQYLAREHTGEAIKAWHQWNRLIESGQASPLTEAQEHTLKKRLDLL, translated from the coding sequence TTGTCAGATGTAACTATGTTAGGTGCCGACAGTAACAACGGCATACACCAAGAAATAATGGACCTTTCAAAAAAACGTGTTCTGATCATAGAAGACATTGGCGAAATGCGCATTATGCTTAAGTCACTAATGAGCTCGCTGGGTTACAGCAAGATTGATGTGGAATACTCTGGCCAAATGGCCATCAAACGAATTCTCGAAAAACATTATGATGTCATCCTTTCTGACTTCAATCTTGGCGGCAGTGTAGACGGCCAACAAATTCTAGAAACCTCTCGCAAAAACTACGCTCAAGACCATTCCACAATTTTTATCATGATTACCGCTGACACGGCGTATGAGAGTGTGGTCAGTGTGTTGGAGTACCAGCCTGACAGCTATTTGGTTAAGCCCTTCCCGCCAGCCGCTTTCTTCCGTCGTCTTGAAAAAGTTCAAAAGCAAAAAAAGATATTTGAAGGCATTAATACCGCACGTAAGCTCAATGAACACGAAAAGATGGAAGCACAAGCAAAAGCCATCATGGCGGACTACCCTCATTTTGCCAACCAATGCTTAAAAATCATCGGCGAATCTTTGTATGCTCGAGGTCGTTATAAAGATGCGAAAAGCCACTACATGTTGATTATCCAGAATCATAAAAATCTCGCATGGGCTCATTTCGGCATAGCGCAATGTGAAATGAAACTTGGCGCGGTGGGTGCCGCTATTGATAAATTGGAGCAGACCGTTGAATTAAGCCGCCACTTTCTGTCTGCTTATGACCTTCTGGCCGAAGCGCACGAAGAGCAAGGCAACCTTGAAAAAGCACAATCGACAATAAAACGAGCTCTCGAAGTCTCCCCTCGCTCCAATGAGCGTTGTTTACGCCTCGCTGAATTAAGCGTTAAAATCACTGACTGGGAAACCGCAGAACACGCCTACTCCCGTATTATCCGCCTCACTCGTGACACCATTAATGAGAAAGTAGAATACTATTACGAGTACCTCAAGTGCCTAACCAGTATGATGAATGTTGTTGGCGACAGCGCGAAATTAGCCGATAAATTTAAACGTTCTTTAATACGTTTACGCTCCTTTGGTAAAGCTAACCCTACGGCCATCTCCAATTCATTTCGCATTGAAATACAACAATATCTCGCCCGCGAACACACTGGAGAAGCCATTAAAGCATGGCATCAATGGAACCGATTGATCGAATCCGGTCAGGCCTCACCTCTCACAGAGGCTCAAGAACACACACTGAAAAAGCGTCTTGACTTGCTATAA